One genomic region from Bradyrhizobium icense encodes:
- a CDS encoding efflux RND transporter periplasmic adaptor subunit: MREDKSKLLRSLTIDRSTDKVERPKRRWLPISAAVAACVVVAFAAFAAFELRRQDPPKETLSQAAPQPASQPQGPQQAATNGKAAGSLAASGYVVARRKATVAAEITGKVVEVFTDEGRTVTEGQVVARLDSVLAERDYELARSRVETADAAVAAITADLEDATRIMSRVQTLSQKNFATEADLTKAQARVGVLSAQLRQAQSQLETAKIDAKRSASLLDKHQIRAPFAGVVIDRSAQPGEMISPMSVGGFTRTGICTIVDMDSIEIEVDVNEAFIGRVTPGGAVNAVLDAYPDWTIPASVIAIVPTANREKATVKVRIRFDKRDPRILPDMAVKVNFLREAKANGAADASAAN; encoded by the coding sequence ATGCGCGAAGACAAGAGCAAACTGCTGAGGTCGCTGACCATCGATCGCAGCACCGACAAGGTGGAACGACCGAAGCGCCGCTGGCTGCCGATCTCGGCGGCAGTTGCCGCCTGCGTCGTCGTCGCATTTGCCGCCTTTGCCGCCTTCGAATTGCGCAGGCAGGACCCTCCCAAAGAAACCTTATCGCAGGCCGCACCGCAGCCCGCCTCGCAACCGCAAGGGCCCCAGCAGGCCGCAACGAATGGCAAGGCGGCCGGCAGCCTGGCGGCCTCCGGCTATGTGGTGGCGCGCCGCAAGGCAACCGTTGCGGCCGAGATTACCGGCAAGGTGGTCGAGGTCTTCACCGATGAAGGCAGGACGGTGACCGAAGGGCAAGTCGTCGCGCGGCTCGACAGCGTGCTGGCTGAAAGGGACTATGAGCTGGCGCGCTCGCGTGTCGAGACCGCCGACGCCGCCGTCGCCGCGATCACCGCCGATCTGGAGGACGCGACCCGGATCATGTCGCGGGTACAGACATTGTCGCAGAAGAACTTTGCCACCGAGGCCGATCTGACCAAGGCGCAGGCTCGGGTCGGCGTGCTCAGCGCGCAATTGCGCCAGGCGCAGTCGCAACTCGAGACCGCCAAGATCGACGCCAAGCGCAGCGCTTCGCTGCTCGACAAGCACCAAATCCGCGCGCCATTCGCCGGCGTCGTCATCGACCGCAGCGCGCAACCCGGCGAGATGATTTCGCCGATGTCGGTCGGCGGCTTCACCCGCACCGGCATCTGCACCATCGTCGACATGGATTCCATCGAAATCGAGGTCGATGTGAACGAGGCCTTCATCGGCCGTGTCACTCCCGGCGGTGCCGTGAACGCGGTGCTGGATGCCTATCCGGACTGGACCATTCCCGCCTCCGTGATCGCGATCGTGCCGACCGCAAACCGCGAAAAGGCCACCGTGAAGGTCCGCATCCGCTTCGACAAGAGGGACCCGCGCATCCTGCCCGACATGGCAGTGAAGGTGAACTTTCTGCGCGAAGCCAAGGCAAACGGCGCCGCCGACGCCAGCGCCGCGAATTAG
- a CDS encoding DUF2066 domain-containing protein translates to MLSATALVWCASALAAGADLYRVQTVVTGQGEANRIIGFASCLEDVLIKVSGAQKLAGDRRLAAYKSNAKSFVKAFNYRDQFLGKPVRDEQGTRDRPYDLTVDFDEKKIDDVLKALGLKPWLSPRPRLAVFVEMENGPRKFVVTADGTPSDLQRDALFAAADRRGMAIVLPSAAALAKAGLEGAKLDTVSSSTLAPLATEHGGELALVGHLVWSDGELGWVTRWRMDWQGRTHVWDVRGVTFDEAFRRGVGGAAQVLSDNGDPAGRARR, encoded by the coding sequence ATGCTCTCTGCAACAGCCCTGGTTTGGTGCGCTAGCGCGCTGGCGGCGGGCGCTGATCTATATCGGGTGCAGACTGTCGTAACGGGGCAGGGCGAGGCCAACCGCATCATCGGCTTTGCTTCCTGTCTGGAAGACGTCCTGATCAAGGTGTCCGGCGCACAGAAACTCGCAGGCGACCGCCGTTTGGCGGCCTACAAATCGAACGCAAAAAGTTTCGTCAAGGCATTCAACTATCGCGACCAGTTTTTGGGTAAGCCTGTTCGTGACGAGCAGGGCACCCGTGATCGGCCGTACGATCTGACGGTCGATTTTGACGAAAAGAAAATCGACGATGTTCTCAAGGCGCTTGGCCTCAAGCCGTGGCTTTCACCACGTCCGCGGCTTGCCGTTTTTGTCGAGATGGAGAACGGCCCGAGGAAATTTGTTGTCACGGCCGATGGAACCCCGTCCGATTTGCAGCGAGACGCGCTGTTTGCGGCGGCGGACAGGCGCGGGATGGCCATCGTGCTGCCCAGCGCGGCGGCGTTGGCGAAAGCGGGCCTCGAGGGTGCGAAGCTCGATACCGTGTCATCCTCGACCCTGGCGCCGCTCGCGACCGAGCACGGTGGGGAACTTGCGTTGGTCGGACACCTGGTCTGGAGTGACGGTGAGCTTGGCTGGGTCACACGTTGGCGGATGGATTGGCAAGGCCGGACGCACGTCTGGGACGTACGCGGCGTTACGTTCGACGAAGCCTTCCGGCGTGGCGTCGGCGGCGCGGCCCAGGTTTTGTCCGACAACGGCGATCCGGCCGGCCGCGCGCGGCGCTGA
- a CDS encoding zinc-dependent alcohol dehydrogenase family protein, whose product MKCYELQGPSGIDGLALVDKPVPTPGDGEVLVRLKAATLNYRDLITVKGGYGSRQKFPLVPVSDGAGIVERVGPGVREFAAGDRVIGSFFEGWIGGEPSEAKMRSALGGSVDGVLSEYRLFPKHALVRTPEHLSDIEAAALPCAGLTAWSAVTKLGGVRPGQTVLTQGTGGVSLFAIQFAKMCGARVIATSSSDAKIERLKKLGADFTLNYRTTPDWGKKAREWSIHGVDLVVEVGGVGTLNESIRAVRIGGTIAFIGVLAGPPPPDLRLPLMVMQQQRLQGVTVGSVEDLQAMVDAITVNGMKPVIDRTFRFDQVRDAFAHMESGAHFGKVAIEIG is encoded by the coding sequence TTGAAATGTTACGAGCTACAGGGACCGAGCGGAATCGATGGACTTGCCCTCGTGGACAAACCTGTGCCGACGCCCGGCGACGGCGAGGTGCTGGTCCGGCTCAAAGCGGCAACGCTGAATTACCGCGATCTCATCACCGTCAAGGGCGGTTACGGTTCGCGTCAGAAATTTCCGCTGGTGCCGGTTTCGGACGGCGCGGGAATCGTCGAGCGGGTGGGTCCGGGCGTGCGGGAATTCGCCGCCGGCGACCGCGTCATCGGCAGCTTCTTCGAAGGCTGGATCGGCGGTGAACCGAGCGAAGCAAAAATGCGCTCAGCCCTCGGCGGCTCGGTGGACGGCGTCCTTAGCGAGTATCGGCTCTTTCCGAAGCACGCGCTGGTCAGAACGCCGGAGCATCTCAGCGACATCGAAGCCGCCGCACTGCCCTGCGCCGGACTCACGGCCTGGAGCGCAGTGACAAAGCTCGGCGGCGTGAGGCCCGGCCAGACTGTTCTGACGCAGGGCACCGGCGGGGTATCCCTGTTCGCCATTCAGTTTGCCAAAATGTGCGGCGCGCGCGTCATCGCAACCTCGTCCAGCGATGCGAAGATCGAACGCCTCAAGAAGCTCGGTGCCGACTTTACGCTGAATTACAGGACGACACCCGACTGGGGAAAGAAGGCCCGCGAATGGAGCATTCACGGCGTCGATCTGGTCGTGGAGGTCGGCGGGGTCGGCACGCTGAACGAATCGATCCGGGCTGTCAGGATTGGCGGCACCATCGCCTTCATCGGCGTGCTCGCCGGGCCGCCGCCGCCCGACCTGCGGCTGCCATTGATGGTCATGCAGCAGCAGCGGCTGCAAGGCGTCACCGTCGGCTCGGTCGAGGATCTCCAGGCGATGGTGGATGCGATTACCGTCAACGGCATGAAGCCGGTGATCGACCGAACGTTCCGTTTCGATCAGGTCAGAGACGCATTTGCGCACATGGAGAGCGGCGCGCATTTTGGCAAAGTGGCGATCGAGATCGGGTGA
- a CDS encoding FMN-dependent NADH-azoreductase has product MPKLFHLSCSPRADSESSAAARVFVDRFRQAQPDWDIDVMNLWRDHLPEFEGYVLEAKYARINGRAFTDSQRDAFAVTERIALRFALADRVLISTPMWNFGIPYKLKQWIDVITQPGLAFRFDAAQGYLPLFNDRPTVVILASGSDFVTGMNRGRIDMATPYLREALRFIGVSNVRFVPMGPTTGPAEPIRTAREGAHRRLAEMAARF; this is encoded by the coding sequence ATGCCGAAACTCTTTCACCTGAGCTGCTCGCCGCGCGCGGATTCGGAATCTTCGGCCGCCGCGCGCGTCTTTGTCGACCGCTTCCGCCAGGCGCAGCCCGACTGGGACATCGACGTGATGAACCTGTGGCGGGATCACCTGCCGGAATTCGAGGGTTACGTACTGGAGGCCAAATATGCCCGCATCAATGGACGGGCCTTCACCGATTCACAGCGTGACGCCTTTGCGGTCACCGAACGCATCGCGCTCCGCTTCGCTCTTGCCGATCGCGTGCTGATCTCGACGCCGATGTGGAATTTCGGCATTCCCTACAAGCTGAAACAATGGATCGACGTAATCACGCAGCCCGGGCTCGCATTCCGCTTCGATGCGGCGCAGGGCTATCTGCCACTGTTCAACGACCGGCCGACGGTCGTCATTCTCGCAAGCGGCAGCGACTTCGTCACCGGCATGAATCGCGGCCGCATCGACATGGCGACGCCTTACCTGCGAGAGGCGCTGCGGTTCATCGGCGTCAGCAACGTGCGTTTCGTGCCGATGGGGCCGACCACCGGTCCGGCCGAGCCGATCCGCACCGCACGCGAAGGCGCGCATCGCCGGTTGGCCGAGATGGCCGCGAGATTCTGA
- a CDS encoding isochorismatase family protein, protein MTHVTLRPEFETLIDPYAPVGQVGTGFEFTEGPIWHPVHHYLLFSDMPADVRRRWDAKRGVVEVKRPSNKCNGMTYDAELNLIVCEHATSSLIRERPDGRREVIASHFESQELNSPNDVCVHSSGAIYFSDPWYGRMPVYGVERPRQLGFQGVFRVPPGGGPPKLVVDRHLFDQPNGLCFSPDERLLYVNDTVQALIRVFDVEADGSLANARVFANGIRSELEPGLPDGMKCDQRGNVWVTAPGGVWVYSAAGELLGKVRVPELVANLTWGGPDFRTLYLTATHSVYAIPVKAGPRHEPYMSGRASTGLDTASAPPAAPQLASGDMQLHPRRCAMIIQDLQNDVIMEGGAFADSGSPVHARQQRVVDNVRRLADAARARGVVIIHVWFIVEPGAPGVTLNAPLFEGLVDSGAMVRGSWGAAPVPGLEPRAGDFVVEKMRMSAWEGTRLETILKATGRDMIINTGAWTNMSVEHTARTGADKGYFMIVPEDCCSTMNADWHNASVNFAMQNVAVVTNADAVVRGLG, encoded by the coding sequence ATGACGCACGTCACGCTGCGCCCGGAATTCGAGACCCTGATCGACCCCTACGCGCCGGTCGGCCAGGTCGGCACCGGTTTTGAATTTACGGAAGGGCCGATCTGGCATCCGGTCCATCATTATCTCCTGTTTTCGGATATGCCGGCGGACGTGCGCCGGCGGTGGGACGCCAAGCGCGGCGTCGTCGAGGTCAAGCGCCCCTCCAACAAATGCAACGGCATGACCTATGACGCCGAGCTCAATTTGATCGTCTGCGAGCACGCCACCTCGTCCTTGATCCGCGAACGGCCCGACGGGCGCCGCGAGGTGATCGCCTCGCATTTCGAGAGCCAGGAGCTCAACAGCCCGAATGATGTCTGCGTGCATTCGAGCGGCGCGATCTATTTCAGCGACCCCTGGTACGGCCGCATGCCGGTCTATGGCGTCGAGCGGCCTCGCCAGCTCGGCTTCCAGGGCGTTTTTCGCGTGCCGCCAGGCGGGGGTCCGCCAAAACTCGTCGTCGATCGCCATCTGTTCGACCAGCCGAACGGACTTTGCTTCTCGCCCGACGAGCGCCTGCTCTACGTCAACGACACCGTGCAGGCGCTGATCCGCGTCTTCGACGTCGAAGCCGATGGCTCGCTCGCCAACGCGCGCGTCTTCGCCAACGGCATACGATCCGAGCTCGAGCCCGGCCTGCCCGACGGCATGAAGTGCGATCAGCGCGGCAATGTCTGGGTCACGGCACCCGGCGGCGTCTGGGTCTATTCGGCCGCGGGCGAGTTGCTCGGCAAGGTGCGCGTTCCCGAGCTCGTCGCCAATCTCACCTGGGGCGGACCTGATTTTCGCACGCTGTATCTGACCGCGACGCATTCGGTCTATGCGATCCCGGTTAAGGCCGGACCGCGCCACGAACCCTATATGAGCGGTCGGGCTTCGACCGGCCTAGATACGGCCTCCGCCCCGCCTGCCGCACCGCAATTGGCCAGCGGCGACATGCAGCTCCATCCGCGCCGCTGCGCGATGATCATTCAGGATTTGCAGAACGACGTGATCATGGAGGGCGGCGCGTTCGCCGATTCCGGCTCGCCGGTCCATGCGCGCCAGCAGCGGGTGGTCGACAATGTGCGCCGCCTTGCAGACGCTGCGCGGGCGCGCGGCGTCGTCATCATCCATGTCTGGTTCATCGTCGAACCGGGCGCGCCCGGGGTGACGCTCAACGCTCCCTTGTTCGAAGGGCTGGTCGATAGCGGCGCGATGGTCCGCGGGAGCTGGGGCGCCGCGCCGGTGCCGGGGCTCGAACCGCGCGCCGGCGATTTCGTGGTCGAGAAGATGCGGATGAGTGCCTGGGAAGGCACGCGGCTGGAGACCATCCTGAAGGCGACCGGCCGCGACATGATCATCAACACCGGTGCCTGGACCAACATGTCGGTGGAGCACACCGCCCGCACCGGTGCCGACAAGGGCTACTTCATGATCGTGCCTGAGGACTGCTGCTCGACCATGAACGCCGACTGGCACAACGCCTCCGTCAATTTTGCCATGCAGAACGTTGCCGTCGTCACCAACGCCGACGCGGTCGTCAGGGGATTGGGATGA
- a CDS encoding MBL fold metallo-hydrolase, with translation MPLEIKILDYGDIELESSFLVLGRDCGRTRRVLTLGFLIVGGPYPVVVDTGYRSNQIMETLGMRGLQFHENMIENQLARHGVRMGDVRFVCHTHLHIDHAGKDDLFPMNTTVVLNRKELEYSVSGLMHPQYPAPDIKHLIDRLHTRSALRFLDLEVTGPIELMPGVYCDAANAHTEGSMNIHVHTADGIATICGDVIYDFNDQIVNPFHEIHDWEPRTTGNHGTSKRAEKAAIKKLLSNSRYLLPVHDRPAKIEGGMVVGRLHDQVPGPVVQSLPQRHWFPA, from the coding sequence ATGCCGCTTGAAATCAAGATCCTGGATTATGGGGATATCGAACTGGAATCGAGCTTTCTCGTGCTCGGCCGCGATTGCGGCCGGACCCGCCGTGTCCTGACGCTCGGCTTCCTGATCGTCGGCGGTCCCTATCCGGTCGTGGTCGACACCGGCTACCGCTCCAACCAGATCATGGAAACGCTGGGCATGCGCGGGCTCCAGTTCCACGAGAACATGATCGAGAACCAGCTCGCGCGCCACGGCGTGCGCATGGGCGACGTCCGCTTCGTCTGCCACACCCATCTGCACATCGATCACGCTGGCAAGGACGATCTGTTTCCGATGAACACGACGGTCGTGCTCAACCGCAAGGAGCTGGAATATTCCGTCTCGGGCCTGATGCATCCGCAATATCCGGCGCCCGACATCAAGCACCTGATCGACCGCCTGCACACAAGGAGCGCACTGCGTTTCCTCGATCTCGAGGTGACCGGGCCGATCGAACTGATGCCGGGCGTCTATTGCGATGCCGCCAACGCCCACACCGAGGGCTCGATGAACATCCACGTTCACACCGCCGACGGCATCGCCACCATCTGTGGCGATGTGATCTACGATTTCAACGACCAGATCGTGAACCCCTTCCACGAGATTCACGATTGGGAGCCGCGCACGACCGGCAATCACGGCACCAGCAAGCGCGCGGAAAAGGCGGCGATCAAGAAGCTACTGAGCAATTCGCGCTACCTGCTCCCGGTGCACGACCGACCGGCCAAGATCGAGGGCGGCATGGTGGTTGGCCGGCTGCACGATCAGGTGCCCGGGCCCGTGGTGCAGAGCCTGCCGCAGCGCCACTGGTTTCCGGCCTGA
- a CDS encoding amidohydrolase family protein: MTDIVDAHHHIWRQADLPWLVGPMQPRIFGPYEPIRRDYPIEEYLADLAGSGVARSVYVQTNWANDRFEDETAWVQQTAKEHGWPHAIVSYADFNVDDVRPQLDRLARYPLVRGVRMQLHWHENPLYRFAARPDLCADPKIRRNIAHLAHYGFSFDLQVFAPQMEDAAGLAESCPDVTFILQHAAMLEDLSPQGRSAWRAGITRLAACPNIVSKLSGLGTFIHRNDPAHIASILTDTVAIFGADRCLFGSNFPIEKLWTSYRELIDAYLAATATLSADQRDAVLRKTALRVYRLDR; encoded by the coding sequence GTGACCGATATCGTCGATGCCCATCACCACATCTGGCGCCAGGCCGACCTGCCCTGGCTTGTCGGCCCGATGCAGCCGCGCATCTTCGGCCCCTACGAGCCGATCCGCCGCGACTATCCGATCGAGGAATATCTCGCCGATCTCGCCGGCTCCGGCGTGGCGCGGTCGGTCTACGTGCAGACCAACTGGGCCAATGATCGCTTCGAGGACGAAACCGCCTGGGTGCAGCAGACCGCGAAAGAGCATGGCTGGCCGCACGCCATCGTCTCCTACGCCGATTTCAATGTCGACGATGTCCGTCCACAGCTCGATCGTCTCGCACGCTATCCGCTGGTGCGTGGCGTGCGCATGCAACTGCACTGGCACGAAAACCCGCTCTATCGCTTTGCGGCCCGGCCCGACCTCTGCGCCGATCCAAAGATCCGGCGCAACATCGCGCATCTCGCCCACTATGGCTTCAGCTTCGATCTGCAGGTGTTCGCGCCGCAGATGGAAGATGCCGCGGGACTCGCCGAATCCTGCCCCGATGTGACCTTCATCTTGCAGCACGCCGCCATGCTGGAAGATCTTTCGCCGCAGGGCCGATCCGCCTGGCGCGCCGGGATAACCCGGCTCGCGGCCTGTCCGAACATCGTCTCAAAGCTTTCCGGTCTTGGAACCTTCATCCATCGCAACGATCCCGCGCATATCGCCTCCATTCTCACCGATACGGTAGCAATCTTCGGCGCTGATCGCTGCCTGTTCGGCTCCAATTTTCCGATCGAAAAACTCTGGACCAGCTATCGCGAGTTGATCGACGCCTATCTTGCCGCAACAGCCACGCTTAGTGCGGATCAGCGCGACGCCGTTCTGCGCAAGACTGCCTTGCGCGTCTATCGGCTCGACCGATGA
- a CDS encoding vWA domain-containing protein produces MSDALQLPRPIGVFVSFVALLRANGFAVAPEQTTAFLSAIELLGPRSIDTIRQAGLATLAPPPERRATYDLLFDIHFLGSEAIDHAGAEDEEVVRLQEEGRGVDETLLADEVSESGLAAARAEALVERRFAPGVTGDVLRKLSREAPARLPRRRGHRRMRARRGPWADLRRTLRESVRNDGEVLRLGRLKRRARPRKVLLLVDVSGSMKGRTDDNMKLAHAVVHAAPNVEVFTFGTRLTRVTRALRLKRREQALFAAAHLVSDWDGGTRIGDALQAFLAVPRFGGYARGAAVVILSDGLERGDPSALRDAVAKLSRRAWRLSWLTPLASGPGFQPQTEALIAIRRFVDDLVDGGSTAAIVSHVLSLGQRKAA; encoded by the coding sequence GTGAGCGACGCACTTCAACTGCCGCGTCCTATTGGCGTCTTCGTGTCCTTTGTCGCCCTGCTGCGCGCCAACGGCTTTGCGGTTGCGCCGGAACAGACCACGGCATTTCTCTCGGCGATCGAGCTGCTGGGGCCGCGCAGCATCGACACCATCCGTCAAGCCGGGCTCGCGACGCTCGCCCCGCCACCCGAGCGGCGAGCGACCTACGACCTGCTGTTCGACATCCATTTCCTCGGCAGCGAAGCAATCGATCATGCCGGCGCCGAAGACGAGGAAGTCGTTCGCCTGCAGGAGGAAGGCCGCGGCGTGGACGAAACATTGCTGGCCGATGAAGTCAGCGAGTCCGGGCTTGCCGCCGCCCGCGCGGAGGCGCTGGTCGAACGCCGCTTCGCGCCGGGCGTGACCGGCGATGTCTTGCGAAAACTGTCGCGCGAAGCGCCTGCGCGGCTGCCGCGGCGCCGCGGCCACCGGCGCATGCGCGCTCGGCGCGGTCCCTGGGCCGATCTGCGGCGAACCTTGCGCGAGAGCGTGCGCAACGATGGCGAAGTGCTGCGGCTCGGCCGTCTCAAGCGGCGCGCCCGGCCGCGCAAGGTGCTGCTGCTGGTCGACGTCTCCGGTTCGATGAAGGGACGCACGGACGACAACATGAAACTCGCCCACGCGGTGGTGCATGCGGCTCCCAACGTCGAGGTATTCACCTTCGGCACCCGGCTCACCCGCGTTACCCGGGCGCTCCGTCTGAAGCGCCGCGAACAGGCGCTGTTCGCCGCCGCTCATCTGGTTAGCGACTGGGACGGCGGCACCCGCATCGGCGATGCGCTGCAGGCGTTTCTGGCCGTGCCCCGGTTCGGCGGCTATGCCCGCGGCGCCGCGGTCGTCATTCTGTCCGACGGCCTCGAGCGCGGCGACCCCTCCGCCCTGCGCGATGCCGTCGCAAAATTGTCGCGGCGCGCCTGGCGCCTGAGCTGGTTGACGCCGCTGGCGTCAGGCCCCGGCTTTCAGCCGCAGACCGAAGCGCTGATCGCGATCCGCCGCTTCGTGGATGATCTGGTCGACGGCGGATCCACCGCCGCGATCGTCTCCCACGTTCTCTCGCTCGGACAAAGGAAAGCCGCGTGA
- a CDS encoding AAA family ATPase: MTIRSNIVGIDSPEALERALRTAYYLADDGLATAAYLALALGKPLLLEGAPGVGKTEAAKAIAAVLGRRLIRLQCYEGIDASAALYEWNYPRQMLAIRQAGEESIDIYGETFLIERPMLAALRAPDSTVLLIDEIDRADQEFEAFLLEFLSDFQISIPERGTVRAAERPVVVLTSNRTRDLHEALRRRCVYHWIDYPTAEREARIVMMRASSVAESTARAVVAAVGQLRREPLSKAPGIAEAVDWAEAATLLHERGARWPDAFKRSVGVALKDEEDLTFISGRLDALIAEAAA, encoded by the coding sequence ATGACGATCCGCTCAAACATCGTCGGCATCGACAGCCCCGAAGCGCTCGAACGTGCCTTGCGGACGGCGTATTACCTCGCCGACGACGGTCTCGCGACGGCGGCCTATCTCGCGCTTGCGCTCGGCAAGCCGCTGCTCTTGGAAGGCGCGCCGGGTGTCGGCAAGACCGAAGCGGCCAAGGCGATCGCCGCCGTGCTCGGCCGCCGCCTGATCCGCCTGCAATGCTACGAGGGCATCGACGCATCCGCCGCGCTTTACGAGTGGAACTATCCGCGCCAGATGCTCGCGATCCGGCAGGCCGGCGAGGAAAGCATCGACATCTATGGCGAAACCTTCCTGATCGAACGGCCGATGCTGGCTGCCCTGCGCGCGCCTGACTCCACTGTGCTGCTGATCGACGAAATCGACCGCGCCGATCAGGAGTTCGAGGCGTTTCTGCTCGAATTCCTTTCCGATTTCCAGATTTCGATTCCGGAGCGCGGCACCGTCCGTGCCGCCGAGCGCCCTGTCGTCGTGCTGACCTCGAACCGCACCCGCGACCTGCACGAGGCGTTGCGCCGCCGCTGCGTCTATCACTGGATCGATTATCCCACCGCTGAGCGCGAGGCGCGTATCGTCATGATGCGGGCGTCGAGCGTTGCGGAGTCAACCGCTCGCGCCGTCGTCGCCGCCGTCGGCCAGCTGCGGCGGGAACCGCTGAGCAAAGCGCCGGGTATCGCTGAAGCCGTGGACTGGGCGGAGGCGGCCACGCTGTTGCATGAACGCGGCGCCCGCTGGCCGGATGCCTTCAAGCGCTCTGTCGGCGTCGCGCTCAAGGACGAGGAGGATCTCACCTTCATCTCCGGCCGGCTCGATGCACTCATTGCGGAGGCTGCCGCGTGA
- a CDS encoding xanthine dehydrogenase family protein molybdopterin-binding subunit: protein MAKHRGRGMASINYPIGMNLGGDPSQALVHSNPSGKFTVSLSSIDLGQGMKSVTRQICAETLGVPVEDVYVDTADSDTGPHCMGSFASRGTHRVGNAVMAAAREARGVMMEAAAEELEVNAADLETDGRGSIHVKGAPHRSISTKDVAIAAQFKQGKTISGRGIFLVPLSEVNPETGEMSPATCYAHACLVAEVEVDDETGEVAMVRMDSAYELGRALNPRLVEQQLVGGAWMGVSHALFETPEPYYPNPAHGPRDFVEYLMPGPGDICPHDIAVLERPAADGPFGAKGPGEMCANPVLPAVANAIFNAVGVRMDELPITPEKVLRAIKAQGGARPQARR from the coding sequence ATGGCAAAGCATCGCGGACGCGGCATGGCTTCGATCAACTATCCGATCGGAATGAACCTTGGCGGCGATCCCAGCCAGGCTCTGGTTCATTCCAACCCCAGCGGCAAGTTCACGGTGTCGCTGTCGTCGATCGATCTCGGCCAGGGCATGAAGTCCGTGACGCGGCAGATCTGCGCGGAGACACTCGGCGTGCCGGTCGAAGACGTCTATGTCGACACCGCGGATTCCGACACCGGCCCGCACTGCATGGGTTCGTTCGCCTCGCGCGGCACGCACCGCGTCGGCAACGCGGTGATGGCGGCGGCCAGGGAGGCGCGCGGCGTCATGATGGAAGCTGCTGCGGAGGAATTGGAGGTCAATGCCGCCGATCTCGAGACCGACGGGCGCGGCAGTATCCACGTCAAGGGCGCGCCGCACCGCTCGATCTCCACCAAGGATGTCGCGATCGCGGCGCAGTTCAAGCAGGGCAAGACGATCTCAGGCCGCGGCATTTTTCTGGTGCCGTTGTCCGAAGTGAATCCCGAGACCGGCGAAATGTCGCCGGCGACCTGCTATGCGCACGCCTGCCTGGTCGCCGAGGTCGAGGTCGACGACGAGACCGGCGAGGTTGCGATGGTGCGCATGGACAGCGCCTATGAACTGGGCCGCGCGCTCAATCCGCGGCTGGTGGAGCAGCAGCTCGTCGGCGGCGCATGGATGGGAGTGAGCCACGCGCTCTTTGAAACGCCCGAACCCTATTATCCAAATCCGGCGCACGGTCCGCGCGATTTCGTCGAATATCTCATGCCCGGCCCCGGTGACATCTGCCCGCATGATATCGCGGTGCTGGAACGCCCTGCAGCCGACGGGCCGTTCGGCGCCAAGGGACCGGGCGAGATGTGCGCCAACCCGGTTCTGCCCGCGGTTGCCAACGCCATCTTCAATGCGGTCGGCGTGCGGATGGATGAACTGCCGATCACGCCGGAAAAAGTGTTGCGGGCAATCAAGGCCCAAGGCGGCGCGCGGCCGCAGGCGCGGCGCTGA